In one Parambassis ranga chromosome 6, fParRan2.1, whole genome shotgun sequence genomic region, the following are encoded:
- the LOC114437809 gene encoding LOW QUALITY PROTEIN: DEP domain-containing protein 7-like (The sequence of the model RefSeq protein was modified relative to this genomic sequence to represent the inferred CDS: inserted 1 base in 1 codon) — translation MASIKERGAALILAEKLCVRPQACGVLPKPVQSSSMWSSLISHLRAAVKCRRVHLKSHSDCFLGSEAVDVLAEHIXHVRGLEGATVSRNRVMCVCQALLECSVFEAVETKVFGKDKKQDVFQDSKDALYRQEERTGLTGSHVEMSKVTETTTKASLSVELPVDSLSPSRAQTDSVLPQSLVDEFWQEQTLLRLLNLVELPLLEGVLQCSQNPSDPSPANLLAHSNPDLIYSSNHLDGQIFKAFRDTQEDEWLRAALDCLDFLPDQPVLELSRELPHCFPHDQQSCDQEEAADPQEIKVDKEMENRLAVKRSFSRAILHSKTLSKEKEDLMVVFKLSNIKDIFKIPGVLHKEVSDTLASLVQGKQPRTAGSSSKCS, via the exons ATGGCTTCAATAAAAGAACGAGGTGCGGCGTTGATCCTCGCAGAGAAACTGTGTGTCCGTCCTCAAG CCTGTGGAGTTCTCCCCAAGCCAGTCCAGAGTTCCTCCATGTGGAGCAGCCTGATCTCCCACCTCAGAGCCGCAGTAAAGTGCAGACGAGTCCACCTCAAGTCCCACAGTGACTGTTTTCTGGGCTCAGAGGCTGTGGATGTACTGGCAGAACACA ATCATGTCAGAGGTCTTGAGG GTGCCACTGTGTCGCGGAAtagagtgatgtgtgtgtgccaggctCTGCTGGAGTGCAGTGTGTTTGAGGCGGTGGAAACCAAAGTGTTTGGGAAGGACAAGAAGCAGGATGTGTTTCAGGACAGCAAGGATGCTCTGTACAG GCAGGAAGAGCGGACAGGTCTCACTGGGTCACATGTTGAGATGTCCAAAGTCACAGAGACAACAACCAAGGCCAGCCTGTCAGTGGAACTTCCGGTGGACAGTCTGAGCCCCAGCAGAGCACAGACAGACTCAGTTTTACCACAGTCAT TGGTGGATGAGTTCTGGCAGGAGCAGACCCTGCTCAGACTGTTAAACCTGGTGGAGCTCCCCCTACTGGAAGGGGTGCTTCAGTGCAGTCAGAACCCATCCGATCCATCGCCAGCCAACCTGCTGGCTCACAGTAATCCAGACCTGATCTACAGCAGCAACCACCTGGACGGACAGATCTTCAAGGCCTTCAGGGACACTCA AGAAGATGAGTGGCTCCGTGCAGCCCTGGACTGTTTGGACTTCCTTCCTGACCAGCCTGTACTGGAGCTCAGCAGGGAGCTGCCTCACTGTTTCCCTCATGATCAGCAGAGTTGTGACCAAGAAGAAGCTG CTGATCCACAAGAGATAAAAGTGGATAAGGAG ATGGAGAACAGACTGGCAGTGAAGAGGTCTTTCTCCAGAGCCATCCTACACAGCAAGACATTATCAAAGGAGAAAGAGGATCTGATGGTGGTGTTCAAGCTTAGCAACATAAAGGATATCTTTAAG ATACCAGGGGTTCTGCACAAAGAAGTGAGTGATACTCTGGCCAGCCTTGTGCAGGGGAAGCAGCCCAGGACGGCAGGATCATCCAGCAAATGCAG TTGA